TTTTTTCAAAACTGCAATTAACTTTACTGGTTTTCTTCAGTGTTTCTGAATCGAAGTTGATATTGTCTTAATGAACCGAAAGGGAAAATGCCCCATTTATAGAAAGGAATTGTTATGATTCATTCCATTAGATTGGATTGAATATGAAAAAGATTATATTAACCCCTATGGAAGAAAACAAATACAACATTATTAAAGAACTGGTTGATCATTCTGGCAATAAACGCCGTGCGGCATTAAAACTAAATTGTTCTATTCGTACTATCAACCGCCTGATTACACGTTATAAGTCTGAAGGCAAATCCTCATTTTCACATGGTAATCGTGGACGATTACCATCAAACACATTCTCACTGGAAACGAAAAACAAAATCATTGAACTCTATCTTAACGAGTATCTTGATGCCAACATCACTCATTTCAGTGAAATCGTCCAGATGGACCTCGGCATCTCCATCAGTGACACCACTATTAGAAACTGGTTATCAGAACACGATGTCTTGTCCCCAAAGGCCCATCGAAAAACCAAGAAACAATTAAAGGAACGTTTGACAAAACGATTAGACCAAACAACATCTACAAAGGCCAGAAACGCAATCAATGAACAAATCGAATCAATTGAAGATGATACGCCTCATTCACGAAGATCTAGATCCAAATATATGGGAGAGATGATTCAAATGGACGCTTCAAGCTACGAATGGATTCCTGGCGAGATATGGCATCTACACCTAGCTGTAGATGATGCGACCGGTACTGCTGTTGGAGCCCACTTTGATATACAGGAGACCCTACGTGGCTATTACAACGTTTTCCATCAGATACTAGTCGACTATGGCATACCCGCTCTATTCTATACGGATAAACGAACCGTATTTGAATACAGAAAGAAAACCAAGGCCTTCGACGACGAGGATACCTTCACACAGTTCTCCTACGCCTGCCATAACCTTGGTGTCGAAATCAAAACAACGAGCATCGCACAAGCCAAAGGACGCATCGAACGTCTCAACCAGACTTTCCAATCACGTTTGCCAGTTGAACTTAGACGTGCTCGTATTACTTGTATGGCGGACGCGAATAAGTTCCTAAAATCCTACCTAAAGGAATTCAATGCAAGGTTCGCCCTACACTTGAATAGTACCAATTCTGTATTTGAAGTACAACCAGATATAGAAACAATCAATCAAACATTGGCAATCATTTCATCGAGAATAGTCGATCAAGGCAACTGTATCAAGTTCAAAAACAAGTATTGGATGGCCTATGACAAGGAACACAATAGAATTCCACTAAGACCTAAGATGGAGGTATTGGTTATTGAATCATTTGATCAAAAGATCTTTGTCAATGCGATGGATACACTATACATCTTAGAAGAAGTACAAGTGTTTGAAGAAAATTCGGGTGAGTTCGATAATATCATTGAAACTCCTGAGAAAAAGAAAGTATATATTCCGCCGATATCTCACCCTTGGAGGAAGTATTCATATCAATTATTTACAAAAAAGCAGAACTATTATAGCTCCGCTAATGTTCGTTAATTTTTAAGACATTTTCATTTTTGGTTGACATTAACTTTACTGGTTTTCTTCAGTGTTTTCTGGTTCTTTTGATAAAAGTTTATTTACGATAATACCGAGGATCAATGCACAAGCTACAGATGTGATTGTAATCTTACCGAAGCTTAGTGATAATCCACCGATACCAGAAATTAAGATACTTGAGATAACAAATAGGTTTTTGTTGTGGTCTAAATCAATCTTCTGTACCATTTTTAATCCACTGACAGCGATAAATCCATAGAGGGCCATACATACACCACCCATAACACATGCTGGGATAGTGGAGATGAATGTAACAAATGGGGTGAAGAATGAGATTAAGATACATTCAAGTGCAGCGCCAATAATTGTTAATACAGAAGCGTTCTTAGTGATAGCTACACAAGCTACGGATTCACCGTATGTTGTATTAGGGCATCCACCAAAGAATGCGCCAACCATAGAACCAACACCATCACCAAGTAATGTTCTATCAAGACCTGGATCTTTTAATAAATCTCTTTCAATAATACTTGAGATGTTCTTGTGGTCGGCGATATGTTCTGCGAATACTACGAAGGATACTGGAATGTACGCTACTGCAATTGTTCCGATATAGCCAAAGTCAATATCCTTAATACCTTCTAGTGCTGTTACAAATGTGAAGTCTGGAATCTTGAAGAAGGTAGAGAATGATACACCGTTCGCAAATAAATCAACGATAGGTTGATAGTTTAATATCTGCATTGGTTCATAACCTGTCTGAACTCCGATAAATGTTAGGATAGCGGCTACGATATAACCAGCTAAGATACCGATGATGAATGGAATCATCTTGGCGTGGGACTTACCATAGGTACTTGCAAGCATTACACCAATTAAGGCAATGATACCAACAAGTACAGCAAATTGTGTTCTTGCGCCTGTTAAACTACTTGTTTGTAAATCACCAACTGCATTGGCTGCTAGTGATAGACCGATAATTGCGACTGTAGGACCGATAACAACTGGCGGCATGATGCGATTTACCCAATCAACACCGATACGCTCAATAAATAGTGCAATCACTACATATACAAGTCCTGCAAACGCTGCACCAATAATGAGTCCAACATATCCAGCTGCTACCGTTGTAGCTCCAGCAAACGCAGCGGACATCGAACCAATAAACGCAAAAGAAGAACCCAAAAATACCGGGCTCTTCTTACGAGTGAATGCAACATAAACAAGGGTACCAACACCGGCACCAAAAAGAGCAGCAGCGGTATTCATACCGTTTTTGATGATGAGAGGTACTGCGATTGTTGCGGCCATAATTGCTAGCAACTGTTGGAATGCAAAAATAACTAATTGATGAAACTGTGGTTTGTCTTCAACTTTGTAAATCAATTTCATGTGAAATTCCTCCCTTTAGTTAGGTATGATATCAAATGCATAATGGATTTACAATAATGAATTTTACTAATTTTTAAACTTTTGTTTAATATGATTTATAATAAAAACAGTTAAATCATTCGGAGGTGAATGTTATGAAAAAAGTTGCGGCGTTTTTCGATATTGATGGAACAATCTATCGTGAAGGTCTGATTACAGAAGTGTTCAAAAAGATGGTTACACATGAGATTGTTTCTGGTTCACGTTGGACAGATGAAGTAAAGCCTGCTTATATGGCTTGGGATCGTCGTATGGGTGACTATGATAATTACTTACAAAAGATGGTAGAAATTTTCAAAGAGACCACAAAGGGAATCTCTGCTGTACATATTGAACATATTGCACAGAAGGTTATTGAACAGAAAGGTGAACGTGTATATCAATTCGCAAGAAAAGAGATTGAACGCCATCGAAAACAAGGGCATCTCTTAATTGCGATTTCTGGTTCTCCAGAGCCACTTGTCAAAGAGATGGCTGAGAAGTATAAGTTTGATGACTTCCGTGGTACGCAATATCTGAAGGGTGAGAATGGAATTTACACAGGAGAGGTTGTACCAATGTGGGACAGTGTTTCTAAAGAAAAGGCAATTCTAACATTACAGAAGAAGTATGATTTAGACCTACAAGCATGTTATTCCTATGGTGATACAAATGGTGACTTTACAATGTTTAAGAATACAGGGCATCCTTGTGCAATCAATCCAACGCGAGAATTATTGCAGCGTATCCAGGGAGATAA
This genomic window from Solobacterium moorei contains:
- a CDS encoding ISNCY family transposase, giving the protein MKKIILTPMEENKYNIIKELVDHSGNKRRAALKLNCSIRTINRLITRYKSEGKSSFSHGNRGRLPSNTFSLETKNKIIELYLNEYLDANITHFSEIVQMDLGISISDTTIRNWLSEHDVLSPKAHRKTKKQLKERLTKRLDQTTSTKARNAINEQIESIEDDTPHSRRSRSKYMGEMIQMDASSYEWIPGEIWHLHLAVDDATGTAVGAHFDIQETLRGYYNVFHQILVDYGIPALFYTDKRTVFEYRKKTKAFDDEDTFTQFSYACHNLGVEIKTTSIAQAKGRIERLNQTFQSRLPVELRRARITCMADANKFLKSYLKEFNARFALHLNSTNSVFEVQPDIETINQTLAIISSRIVDQGNCIKFKNKYWMAYDKEHNRIPLRPKMEVLVIESFDQKIFVNAMDTLYILEEVQVFEENSGEFDNIIETPEKKKVYIPPISHPWRKYSYQLFTKKQNYYSSANVR
- a CDS encoding uracil-xanthine permease family protein, which encodes MKLIYKVEDKPQFHQLVIFAFQQLLAIMAATIAVPLIIKNGMNTAAALFGAGVGTLVYVAFTRKKSPVFLGSSFAFIGSMSAAFAGATTVAAGYVGLIIGAAFAGLVYVVIALFIERIGVDWVNRIMPPVVIGPTVAIIGLSLAANAVGDLQTSSLTGARTQFAVLVGIIALIGVMLASTYGKSHAKMIPFIIGILAGYIVAAILTFIGVQTGYEPMQILNYQPIVDLFANGVSFSTFFKIPDFTFVTALEGIKDIDFGYIGTIAVAYIPVSFVVFAEHIADHKNISSIIERDLLKDPGLDRTLLGDGVGSMVGAFFGGCPNTTYGESVACVAITKNASVLTIIGAALECILISFFTPFVTFISTIPACVMGGVCMALYGFIAVSGLKMVQKIDLDHNKNLFVISSILISGIGGLSLSFGKITITSVACALILGIIVNKLLSKEPENTEENQ
- a CDS encoding HAD family hydrolase; the encoded protein is MKKVAAFFDIDGTIYREGLITEVFKKMVTHEIVSGSRWTDEVKPAYMAWDRRMGDYDNYLQKMVEIFKETTKGISAVHIEHIAQKVIEQKGERVYQFARKEIERHRKQGHLLIAISGSPEPLVKEMAEKYKFDDFRGTQYLKGENGIYTGEVVPMWDSVSKEKAILTLQKKYDLDLQACYSYGDTNGDFTMFKNTGHPCAINPTRELLQRIQGDKELCERMRVVVERKDVIYNIDINSLHLE